From the Actinomadura luzonensis genome, the window CATGACGCTCGTCGCCCGGATGCTGCTGCGGCGGCTCCTCATCCTCGTCCCCGTGCTGCTCGGCGTGGTCGCGTTCGTGTTCGTCGTGATGCGCTTCTCCGGCTCCAAGCCCGAGTACGCCTACTTCCAGGGCGCGAACCCGACCCCCGAGCAGATCCACCAGTTCCAGGTCGAGAACGGCCTGCTGGACCCGCTGCCGCTCCGCTACGTGCGCTTCGTGGCCGACCTCGCCCGGGGCGACCTCGGCACCAGCGTGCTCACGAAGAAGCCGGTGCTGGAGTCGATCACCACGGCGCTGCCGCTGACCCTGCAGCTCACCTTCCTCGGCCTGGCCGTGGCGGTGGTGCTGGCGCTGGCGTTCGGCGTGACCGCGGCGCTGTTCCGCGACCGGTGGCCGGACCAGGTCATCCGCATGGTGTCGCTGATCGGCGTGGCCGCCCCCGCGTTCTGGCTGGCGCTGCTGATGATCCAGTGGCTGGCGGTCGGCGAGGGCCTGTTCCCGACCGGCGGCTACATCAACCCGGCCGACTCGGTGCCGGGCTGGCTGCAGTCGATGACGCTGCCCGCCCTGTCGTTGTCGCTGCCGATCGCCGCCCAGCTCACCCGCATCATCCGCACGTCCATGGTGGAGGAGCTGGACCGCGACTACGTGCGCACCGCCGTCGGCAGCGGCCTGCCCCCGATCGTGGTCGTCGGCCGCAACGTGCTGCGCAACGCCCTCATCAACCCGCTCACCGTGCTGGGCCTGCGCATCGGCTACCTGATCGGCGGCACCGTCGTCATCGAGACCATCTACGGCCTGCCCGGCATGGGCCAGCTCATGATCAACGCGGTGCGCGACGGCGATCCCGCCGTCGTGCAGGGCGTCGTGCTCACCATCGCGGTCGGCTTCATGGTCGTCAACCTCGTCGTGGACGTGCTCTACCTGCTGGTCAACCCCCGTCTGAGGAGCGCCGCATGAGACGTGGACAGACCGCGCGCCTGACCCGGCCCGGCATCCGCTTCCGCCGGCTGAAGCCCCTGTCGTGGGCCGCGGTCGCCGTGGTGGCCGTGGTCGTGCTGGCCGCGCTGCTCGCGCCGTGGATCGCGCCGCACTCGCCGTACTTCCAGGAGGCCGCCGGCGGCGGCCCCTCGGCCGCGCACTGGATGGGCCTGGACAGCGCCAACCGCGACATCCTGTCCCGCCTGCTGTACGGGGCCCGCTGGTCGCTGCTCATCGGCCTCGGCGCGACCGGGCTCGCCCTGGTCGCCGGCGCGCTGGTC encodes:
- a CDS encoding ABC transporter permease, translating into MTLVARMLLRRLLILVPVLLGVVAFVFVVMRFSGSKPEYAYFQGANPTPEQIHQFQVENGLLDPLPLRYVRFVADLARGDLGTSVLTKKPVLESITTALPLTLQLTFLGLAVAVVLALAFGVTAALFRDRWPDQVIRMVSLIGVAAPAFWLALLMIQWLAVGEGLFPTGGYINPADSVPGWLQSMTLPALSLSLPIAAQLTRIIRTSMVEELDRDYVRTAVGSGLPPIVVVGRNVLRNALINPLTVLGLRIGYLIGGTVVIETIYGLPGMGQLMINAVRDGDPAVVQGVVLTIAVGFMVVNLVVDVLYLLVNPRLRSAA